AATTACTCTCTAGATCTCGACAATATTgtcactgttttttttttcatcctcTATATAAAAGAAAGGATTTTTTACATGGATACCAttctaaatatcagattttgcatgaatataccatcgtaaaactctgttattgtacaaatgcccgtaatataacggttgttctaacggtTTTAAGAATGAACGTGATAGACTGAGCACTTGGCTGGACCTTGTCGATAACCAAATAATCCAGTTTCCTTATCGAAATGCCAAACATGGAAAGCTCAAATAGAccatagaaaaataatataagccGAAGGCCGGCTGACATTAAGAGAAAGTGGCAGACATATATGGAGGCAGTCAACTTGTCTACTTTCCTAACATTCTTTATCTTATATTCAGCATCCTAGACAAATAAAAAAACCCTCGAGTCCATAGCGGCCTTTGCATCGAAGGTCTTCGTTTTCCACGGGCCTAGCGATAGGTGTTACGACCAGCGAGCGATACTAGAATGCGTTCAAAGCGAGCCTTTTTTATCCCTACGGTAATCGTAAATAGTAATGTATAAATTTAACGCCGGGATGGAGGCGGCGTATCGAAGGCTTTGCGGTGAATTTTGATTGGTTGATTCGTCATATCGACTGCGATCGGCTTGAAAAGGGGTTAGATAAGAAGGAATTAAGGGATAAGAGTTCGAATGGTGGAAACAGTGGAGGCGGTGTGAGAAGGACCTGGAGCTCCAACGGGCTGCAAGGTGGGGTGGAGACCACGTGCCAACGGAATCTGGACACGTGGGAGGATCACATGCGGATGTCGACGTGGATCTGTCACTTATGGGGGGCGTTGCGTTTGTTGCGAGCGGAGGCTGCCACCCGACGACGTCACGCCCATCGCAAATGCGGGGGATGGGGACGGACGGCGCCCATAAAAGCATTAAAAAGAGAAAATTAGTCAAATAAATAATTCTAAAAAATGGGTGGATAAATAATTTAATTGGGAAAAGGCAAAGAGAAAAGGCAGGAAGGGAGTTAGAGGGCGACACGAGGGTGGATGGGGATTTCATTTTGTTGCTGGGAAAGTGGGGCGAGGCCGTTTCGGGATGCCGTCACCCGCCGTCCGTAACGGGGTTGAGACGGCGTCGAGGTGGGGTCCGCGCGTCCGGTCCAGCCAGGCGTGCCATCCCGTGACGGGGATCCCGCCTCTGCCGGCCGCTCAGCGGCTTGGGGCCCGATCTGCGGTGGCGGTGGTGCTGCTGGTGGTGCTGGCCGTGGGCCCAGCCCCCAATTCAAGTAGTGACATTGACAGCGGGGCACCCTCCCACGTGCGTGGGTGCGGCTCTCTCCCCCACCTCTGTGCCCGTTGCCACTGTGTGGTTACTTACCGGCGCTCTCATCCTTCCAGTGTGTAAATTACTCGCCAAATAGGAAATTCGGACGAATATTTTGTTCTTGGGAGACGACGTGTAAAGAGAACATGCGATGGTCATCAGGGTTAGGTTCGACATTACATTTCGTACGAAGAGATCAGCCTACTACGCGACTGTTAAAGTCCAGGTGTAAATCAACTCGAGAATCTTgggattatttattatttttcggtTGTGGTACGACTGCCCACACCTCCCCTCCTCATCCCTCCTCATCCCTCACTGCTTTCCCTTTAAGTTATACGGGTACTATCTTGTTGTTTAATCTTTTAATTTATGGTGGCTGATGAGGGAGCTGAAGTTCGAGCGAAAAGAAAGCAGGAATCCGTACACACATACAGAGAGAGTAAAGATTGAAGATGCCTCTCTGATCAATCGATGCCCGCCATATTCCCCCCTTTCTTCCGTTCCTCCTCTTCCACCAATAGGGCTCTGgatccctcccccccccccctctttttcTCCGATACCTTCACCTTTTCCTTGTTATTGTTCTTCGAGGCGGTTCTTGGCGGCCGCGACCCCCTCACGAGTCTCCCCGCCTCCTCCAATCCCAGATCTCCTCTACCTCCTAGATCCATAGACCATAACCCAGATAATAAATAGATTTCAcctagaagaagaaagaaatcggGAGATAAAGATGAAGAGAGAGCATCAAGAGAGcgtcgccggcggcggcgggtATCCGGCGGCGGCGGGGATGATGTCGAGCGGGAAGGGCAAGATGGTGGGGATGGAGGACGAGGACGGGGGAGTGGACGAGCTTTTGGCCGCGCTCGGATACAAGGTCCGGTCGTCGGACATGGCCGACGTCGCCCAGAAGCTCGAGCAGCTGGAGATGGCCATGGGCAGCAGCGCCACCCAGGACGACGCCTTCCTCTCCCACCTTGCCTCCGACACCGTCCACTATAATCCCTCCGACCTGTCCACCTGGCTCGAGAGCATGCTCTCCGAGCTCAACACCCCGCCTCCCCCGCTGCCCTCCTCCCCGATTCCCAACCACCAGAATAACCAGTTCGAGCTGCCGCCGCCCCCCGCCGCCCCCGTCCCGGCCCCGATACTTGATCCGGCTGAGTGCTCCACCGTCACCACCGTCGACTTCCCCACCCCCCGCCGCCAGTCAGAGTACGACCTCAAGCCCATCCTCGCCGCCCCCGATCGCGTCGTGTACGGATCGGAGCCGCCGGCGGAGGTGAACGCAAGGGATCGGAAACGGATGaggacttcctcttcttcctcgtcTTCGTCCCGAGGAGGAGGGATTGGAGCTTGCGTTGGAGGGATGGGATCCGCGATGCCGGCGGCCACGGAAGCATCGTCCACGGCGGCGGGGGCTGCCACGGGGGCGCTGCCCGTGGTGGTGGTGGACTCGCAGGAGGCCGGGATCCGGCTAGTGCACACGCTGATGGCCTGCGCTGAGGCGGTGCAGCAGGAGAACCTCAAGGCGGCGGACGTGCTGGTGAAGCAGATCTCGATGCTCGCCGCCTCCCAGGGCGGCGCGATGCGGAAAGTCGCCGGCTACTTCGCCGAGGCTCTGGCCCGTCGGATCTACCGAGTCCACCCCCAGCAGGactgctccctcgactccgcgTTCTCCGATATTCTTGAGATGCACTTCTACGAGAGCTGCCCCTACCTCAAGTTCGCCCACTTCACCGCCAACCAGGCCATCCTCGAGGCCTTCGCCGGCTGCCGCCGCGTCCACGTCATCGACTTTGGCATGAAGCAAGGGATGCAGTGGCCGGCGCTGATGCAAGCCCTTGCCCTCCGCCCCGGCGGCCCGCCGTCGCTCCGGCTCACCGGCATCGGCCCTCCCCAGACCGACAACACCGACGCCCTCCAGCAGGTGGGCTGGAAGCTCGCCCAGCTCGCGGAAACCATCCACGTCGATTTCCAGTACCGCGGCTACGTCGCCAACAGCCTCGCCGACCTCGAACCCTGCATGCTCGAGGCGGAGGCTGGCGGCAACGGCAACGGCGGCGCGGACGAGGAGCCGGAAGTGGTGGCGGTGAACTCGGTCTTCGAGCTCCACCGGCTTCTCGCTCGGCCGGGGGCGCTGGAGAAGGTTCTGGGCACGGTCCGGGCGGTCCGGCCGAGAATCGTGACGGTGGTCGAGCAGGAGGCGAACCACAACGCCGGCTCGTTCCTGGAGCGGTTCACGGAGGCACTGCACTACTACTCGACCATGTTCGACTCTTTGGAGGGAGGTGGCACGGCCGGCGcagcggcggcggagggggcTGTCGGCGCCAGCGGGGGACAGCAAGATCAGGTGATGTCGGAGGTGTATCTCGGCCGCCAGATCTGCAACGTGGTGCCGTGCGAGGGCACAGAGCGGACGGAGCGGCACGAGACGCTGGGCCAGTGGCGTGAACGGATGACTCGGGCCGGGTTCGAGCCGGTCCACCTTGGGTCCAACGCGTTCAAGCAAGCCAGCATGCTCCTTGCCCTCTTCGCCGGCGGCGATGGCTATCGCGTCGAAGAAAAAGAGGGATGCCTCACTCTCGGGTGGCACACGCGCCCTCTAATCGCCACCTCTGCCTGGCGCGTCCCCGCCGCCGGCGGCGCCCTCCCCTCCGCCTCCCGCTGACTTACCGACCGTCTCGATCGGAAGGCAGCAAGCTCGGCCGTCTGATGATGCTgtttctatctctctctctcttttccgcTGACCCCACGTGGGTCCACCGGTCCAAGGTGATTGATGGTGCTGCAGTTACTCTGAATCACTGGATCAGCCCCGGCTCGGGGCGCGCCCCCGACTCCCCCCTGTGgccctgtctctctctctctctctctcccctctcttctctcttctctcttctcttttttagtTAAGTTTGTTGTTGTCAtcctcttgggaattttatcatGTGTATCTATGTACCTTCTACCTTAGTTTCTAAATAAAATAGAAGAGgtgttttttatttaaaaaacaaGAAAGCTTTTAACAGTGGAACCTGAGCATGGTACGGTGCGGTAATATGCCTCCTTTAGCACAATTAAGTCGAAAGTGAGGTGACTGGCTCTCTGTctatctttctctttcttttgtatacattttttttcataGATTTGTTAGATAATACCTACAATTATTATCCGACGGAGGGAGAGGCTAAGGAGCATGGAAAAGGGTGGCGGGGGCCCACAAGTTGAGAGTGGAGTCACGACCACAACTGTCCAATCGGGATCAGGTGGCTGTCAGGGGGGGAATGGGGGTGGACCCACCGGGGGAACACCTTGGACCCACCACTAAATAGGGAAATTGCGAGGGCCGGCGGGCGGGCGGCAACCCCCAGCTTGTGGAGTCAAATCGATTGCGACTCCCCTCGATTGCGTCCCCATCCCTCTTCATCTCTCACCGCACAAACTCTCGGAACAAAAGTCATACGGGCTTATCTTATCGTATTTTTTCTAATATCCACCTTAGAAAAATCTAAATGTTGGTTATcaaatttataattaaaaaaatataatattttttattatttttagaacTTATTTTTTGCTCGatacataatatataaaaaGATGATATATAACAAGCaaattaatcatctagcatatcaatatatatttttaaaattttaatatataatttttagaatatAATGTTTACTCGCACATGGTATATGACTAAATAGCATATACTTAGCAAATTAGTCAAAGTTAGAAaactatatattatatattagtaTTGATGAATACCATATTTTAGAAATTATGTATGAATTTATTTAGAGATATGTAATCACTTGCTAGATAACAATCTGTTTGATGTATATCATCTAACTATATAGTACATTCTGATGAAAAGCATATTTTGAAAATTGTGTATCGATTTACTTAGAGGTGTATATTGGATCATTCGTTTATGTAGTGTGTACTCGTGAATATAATGTTCCGAAAACTATGTATAAATTTGTTTGGAGATATACATTGAGTTACTAGAATACCGATTTGCTAGGTATGTATTGTCTGGTCATATACTGTATATTGATGAATAACATGTTCTGAAAACTATATACTGATTTATCtagaaatatatattaatttactTGATGTGTATAATCTAATCATATAATGTGTAtgagtaaaaaatatattttaaaaataaaaaaaattatatttttttctaatcaCGAAGCTAACCAATTCATTCTACCTCCCATTTTTTCACCGACGGTTCTGACAGTATGAAAATCACCCGCTGCGAGCCAtgagtaaaaaatatttttaacttttaattttttcagatGCGTTAGAGAAATACGACAACTGTGCCCCATATTTTTGTTCGGCACTCTCGCGCAGACCAAAATCGCTCTTGGGACTTAGGAGTGTAATCAATTGTTGGGGATGGTGTTGGGATTAATtaatgaacaaaaattatatgGGTCGGTGGGCAGCCTTCCTATTTTATGGTGTCTTTTTCTAGTTTGCacgttaaaaaaaaattcaaaagtcaTAAATTGTTTTTATTAACAAAGTCATCCATtccataattaaaaataataaaaaataaaattgcagTATATACTATATAGCTAAATAATACACACTAaacaaattaattatttaacaaATCAATACATAGACATCTAGATAAATCGATACACAATTTCTAAAACATTATGTTCGCTAGTATATAATACACGATCAGACGATGCACACTTAGCAAATTAAGCATCTAGCAACCAAATACATATTTCTAAGCAAATTAATATATAGTTTTTATAATATCATATTCACCAATACATACTACATAGTGGTGATATAATTTGTCAATTTTTTGATATATATTGCAGGCTTATCTAATATACATCTATCAGTGATTCAATATATTCTTCGAGTtaaattattatatagtttttaattttttttttaatcagaaCATACTATATGATCAGATAATACAtatcaaataattaattattttatatttatttttttgaagttaTGAGATTTAACTTTTGAGTTTCCTCTCCATGGCCAGAGAAACATGCCAAAATAAGAACTTCCCTCCATAACGTATTCCACGGTGCCTACCCATATGATATTTATTCTTAATTACTTAGGGATTGGGAAAGGTGGGTGCTTGTCTGGGTTTTGATGGCAGTATTGGTGCAGGTATCAGGGTTCACGGGAGGGCTGCTGGGCTAACGCTGCTTCATGCAGGGTTTGGTGCTAATATGGTTTATCCGGCTGCTGTTTATTGTCTTTAAGTTGATAAATGAAGCACGTAATGTCACATGGATGGGTCGATTTGCGAGATGCGTTTGCTAGCCAAGTTACAATTGTGTCAGCTCTGACACGTGAATGTCTCGCATTCAGCCGGCACCATCGGCCTCGGaattcgaggaaggcctgatgCTCTGGGCTTTTTTTAATGAGTCGCTCTGAGCTAAAGCTATTTGGTTTAGGGTGGCAATCAAGTTGGTCCGGTCAGATATAGATCGAATTAAATGCCGTTTAGatcaaaaatttattaatttatatctaatttatttattaaataaatttaaatttaaatttaaatctgatctaatttatttattaaacaaattaGGCAGATTAAATAAGTTAGAcgaatttttaataaattaaataaatttaaatggaTGAAATATATTAAATAGGTTGAGTTAAACATGCCAACAAGTTTCAAATGGATTAGACGGATCAGGTTAATTATTAAACATGTCAAAATGGGTTAAACAGATTAAAAGTTTAAACTTAAATCTAACTAATTTGATAGATAGATTTAGACGGATTGACCCATTtacaacccaaatttgtttatgtcaaatttaaatttttttaaagtggTTCGTTCGTGGGTCGAATTATAAATTGCCGTCTTTAATTCAGTTACATAGCtaacttgtttttttttcccttattGCTCCCGGAACTTCTGACTTTCTCCTCGTAGTTTATGTATACGCTTTAAGATGTGTTTTGTTTAAGGTATTGGTTCTTGATGGCTGGTTGTTTTGAAAGTGTTAATCATTGGGGTGTAATTTTAGAACAAGTCCATAATTTCCAAAGGGAACGGAGATTGCAAAGTTACTTTTTGGAACGATTTCACTTATTCATTTAGAATACGGCCACTAGGTGATACTAATTGTAACCGTGTTTGTCGTGGAGCTTCTGGTAGTAGGTGCGCTTACATGTTTACGCTGAAATTTTGCTCAGAAGAAGTTGAATTGGGCGGCTGGTCATGGCTAGGAGTGCAATCTGTTTCTTGGCAATATTCCCTTATATTCAAAACTATAAATAGGCATGGATCCTTTGCGATGAACAGTTTGCACCGTACAGTTAGCTGTAGTTTTTGATGGCCGCAGTCAAGAGATGAACTGCGCCGTGTATGATGTATAAAGATGCCTTGTTGTATGGCCGCATCGAGCATTGCACCGGGCTCTATATGAAAGATCTCACATTGGCTAGGCTCGTTTCAGAGCTTGAACATATGAGGTGGGTGTTTTCAAATCCTACAGGCATGTTTTGGATGAAAAACAAAACCGAAAAGGGTCTGAGCGGCGCGTATGCGTGCGTGCGGGGCTCGAAATTGGATAATATCTGGCATGAGAGCCTCGTGTTCCCTCCTTATatagcccccacgtgggcactaggtgcctcacgtgcctcgcacaGGTAatggcgtgacatttggtattagAGTCAAGAATGACTTTAGTCCGAGGGTGGATGAATGAAAGATCCCACATGGCTAGACTCATTTCAGAGCTTGGACATATGAGGccggtgtctccaaatcctgcatatGCGTTTTGGACGGAAAACAAAATCAGGAAGGGGTCTGAGCAGCGCGTACGACGTGCGTGCGGTCCttggaaccggacaatatctgataGGGCAGCCCGGTGGTCCCCCCATGTGGCCCccatgtgggcactgggtgcctcacatgccccgcagaggcgggggcgtgacactaTGATGCAAATCATGTATCACAAAGGATCCTTAATCTATATTTACATTGTTTGGACCACACCGAGTGAGAATATATCAGCTCGAAGGATGAATGGAGGATGAGGAAGCTGCTGACGCTACACATGTTTCATCAATACATGATCTTCAAAGCTGCAGTACATATTTTAACTTTGTTTGCATCAATGagtatgaaatagaattggatCTTGGATAAATGCCCTGAGGCCAAGGTGGGAAAAGGGTAGATTATAGTCAAACAAATGCGAGTTAAATAGGAACGAAATGATTCAGAAGAAGGCATGTCACAAGATGATTAGGATGTGGACGCCATGGTTCACATGTACAGAAAAGACCATCGAGGGATCTCACCTAGTTGTGGCTTTAGGGCTCTTGCTTGCAATCACGAGGTCCACAATGATGAGGACTCGGAAAAGGTTTTCGAAGTCACGATATggcatatttataaaaaaaggaCTCTTGCCTTGGTAGTCGCGAACGCAACTTGCAATGCAGGCAGGACGCCATGAGAAAAGAGAGCACTGCAAACTTTTATTTGAGCATGAGAAGCTAAAGAATTAGTTATGGTACATAGACTGTAGCCGTATAAAGTCAAGGAGATTATCCAAAGGCAATCCTATGCCTACCTAGGTATCGActcaaacaaaaaaacaatTGTTTTAGAGCCTCTATCAGAAGTACTGGCTGTGATTAGAGATATGTGAGGCTGCTTTTGCTCATCCATATgaacacacatgcaaacacaatAAACTTATTTTTATCTCTGGTAAATGCTAGTGATTGATGAATTGGTCAACAGAAGCTCAAATTATTTATTAGATAATATTTACATAGGATAGTCTTCCCTTACCTGTATAGGCTGGCTAGTTATGATATGAAGGTTCCATCCAAAAGTGACTGCAAAACTATGATTGTCCTAATACTTTAGGCACACTAGGTTGGAGTCTTCATGGTTAATATTTAAGAGTCTATTTATATAATTCAAGACTCTAAAAGAATTGTTGGAAGTGCGTACGTTATGGAGTAAATAAGGATTAATAAAGTGAACCATTTAAGTCTCCAGACTTTATATATGTTCTACGGAATAAAGATCGGTTGCATGGTGCGTGCATCTTGCAGCATATTGACTTGAATAGCAATCTTCTCTATTGTTCCCTTTCCTTTCTGAATTGCTTACGAGATCTAGGAACCCTCAATCTCCGAGCATCCAAGGGAAAATACTGGACCAACTTAATAAGCCCAACGCCAAGTAATGGTGCATCGGACATTGGACGTTTAGAGGCCATGCATTGGACTTCAAGTAACTACATATATGGGATCACTCAGTTTTTGAGTCTATTTCTCAGTCACCTGGTCTTCCTGGAGGCAGATGTACATAGTGGTACATATTTGTCTACTAGGACGAGGACCCTTGGTTAAATGTAGTACGTATATAATACCTCGCAGAAAAATTGGTTCAACTTCATTATAGTCCAATTTAATTATATTAGATCGATGAAAACCTTGCATGCCATCGATCCATTATGCGAATTGATTCGAAACAAAAGTCTGCATGCCCCAGCAGAACATGGTACTCATGTGGGACTAACATTGAAGTGGGCTGGTCACTTTGTTTCTCTGCAGGTGGTGCATCATGTTAAAGCTCAGGGATTGGATGACCTAGTTGCTCCTTCCACAGTTCAAGGACAGAAAATTTGGAGCTaatgcaagttggttattttTGATCAATATAATAGCCTATTCAAAGGTccaacttgcaagtattaaaccattcccaagaatgccTAACTTCATATGCTCATATTATTCTATCCTAAATTCAACACTGGTATCAGTGGTCCATTCCCACCCACTGATGGGTGGTGGGATGGAGCCCACACCAACCCGTTCGTGCATGAAGGGAATGTCCATTTCTTCCCTAGCTACTTCTTTGTAAGGCCTTCCCGTTCGGAAGCCAAGTCAAACCAGGGATGGAGATTTTCCAGGCCGAAGACTAGTATTGCTTCCTCTCAGCCGCATAGATTGAGGGATTCTTCTTCCAGTTCCCACCCTCCACCACAGCTGTTTaaggaaatataaaatatataaatatatatattttatatcataAGCTTAAGCTTCTAGCTTTAGGACAAGTCGAAGCAGCCGACATCGCGATCGAGAATAGCAATTTGGCACTGCTGCGGCGTCAAGCCGTCGAGTTCATGTCGTTATCAAACAACTCCTAGTGACCATTATCCACATAAAACCCGGCGACGATAACTCAATCATCGGCAAACCTCTTTTTCTGATGTCTGACGGCAATGAGCAAGTggagttcatttttttttcctcgctTGATATCGGAATTTGGTCACTGATTGACTCGTTGCATAGTTACGTGATCATCTAGGACTACTATAaagtaacttttttttaaaaaaaaaaaaacagaaaatagagAGTCTGGCAACAAATAAAaatacaataattttttttagaagaagaataaaaaaaatagagagactgAAACCTGTTAGTAACTTGGCAATACGTAATGATAAAATATCTTAAATATTCTATCCTATGGACGGCTAAGATatctcttaattttttataaaataatataaaggaTACTCCAGCAAAACCTTATGGTTAAACATCCTTGGCGTGTACTGCTTTTTGTATAAATAATTGTACTCCTGTGGTCAGTGCTTTCTGGGGTGCTGCCTCAACATGCATCTCTAAATTTATCAGGGTCTCTGACGACCCGGCTAGCCTTATATATTTTCTAGAATTTTACCTTAGAAAGTATGTAGCCATGTCACGTAGCGGACCTAGATGTTGAGTTCGGAACATGAAAGAGGGTGATTTGCACTTCTGCAAATTACTAGTGCGGTATCGACCGGAATAACTTGTTTAATCTAGTAGTAGCACGGATTGCAGTCTTGTTGGTTGGTTCCAAAATAAGTGCATATTTGAAATCTGCAAGACAGGAGTGAGAGGAGGCAAAAGCTTACATGCATTTCCGTAAATTTAAACGACGACATCTCCCGtacatttcttttgtaaattggaaAAAACCCTTGTTTCTGGATGCAAGGTAAGCTAAGCAAACCAATTAGCGAATGCGCAAATCCACTTGCGCAAGCTTAACAGGCAACCTGTCTTGCACTCAGCGACATAGTGATTTCAGCTATTCTGATTCCATGCCCATGGCAAGGGCAGCATCCCATGCTTTtagaacacacacacacacacacacacacacagagagacctTCGATTGCCTCTCTGTAATAGCCCAGTATCTCCTGTGCAGCTCTTCTTTGTAAATAAGCTTTGACATTctgaatgagaaaaaaaaatgagggaAAATGCGGGAGGGACTGACAAGATTGAAAATGAAAGTGTAGCTCTAAATTTGCTATATGTAAGATATTATTTCAATGGAACATCAGGTAGACTTTCTCAATTAAATGAACATCTCATTatcgaaaaaaagaaaaacccttaaaACTGCTTATACAAAAGAGATGATCTACAATAACAGCACAAATTTAACATGGAAAGGCGCAAAACATTAGCAAGGTTTGTGCCAAACCTATGCAAGCTAGGCAAAAATTTCCCACATGCATGTTGAGTCACAGCCTTTCCTGCTGGCCTGTGGAGCCCACTACCAATCTTGTGGAGGGTCCACTCTAAAAGAAGACAAACATTCAATCCAACTAGAGCTGATCATGGGCTGGGCTTGGGCAAATTTACATAGGTGTGGCCCGAAGCCCGACTAAAAATGGATATAGCTTAGGGCGCTTGAGGCCCGGCAGCTCTAAAGGCAAAAACCATGTACAAGCTCATGTAGATCAAGCAGCCCTTACCAAAAACATGTAACATAATGAAGTTTATGCACAAATAATTTCATTAGGTGAAGTACTAGAGGAATCACAGTCCAGTTATGGCATGAATACAAAATTAACTGCCAGCTGTAAACTTAGCTTGTAACTCTTGACCCCCCACTGTTGCATTCCTTTCTCTCTTAAAAATTAATGGGCTTTGGCCCTCCTTCCCCCACCAAAAAACAATAAAACACTCCGATATGCAGGATTAGGAACTCATGGTAAAGCCAATGCACAAAGAAGGTTTAGGATTACGGCTTTGTATAATCACTTAACAAACTTCGATCAAGGAACTACATTACGATATCAAGTCTTGAATCCACTCATTGTTGCTCTATACAAGATCACTGACCTTTTTATCAAGGCTAATGGCAGTGCTGCAATCAGCTTCAGCTTGAAGGTAACTGGTTAAACAAAACAAAATCCATCAATCATGAAGCGATTAATAGAATAAGAGAGAGCCCAAAAGATGATGTAATACCTCCCAAGTTCCAGATATGCAGCAGCCCGATTACTGTGATATGTTGCATTCCTTTCACTTAGTTAGGCTCTCATATAAAAGTATTAACATATTTCAGAAGAGAGAACAGCCATGACACTTACTGCAAAATGCAAGCAACAAGTTGCAAGAGATGAAGCACCCCCATCTCACCATATTTTGATCAGGAATTCACAGAAAACAGTCAAATCCAAACAAAAAGACACTAATACGAAAAGTAG
This is a stretch of genomic DNA from Phoenix dactylifera cultivar Barhee BC4 chromosome 9, palm_55x_up_171113_PBpolish2nd_filt_p, whole genome shotgun sequence. It encodes these proteins:
- the LOC103701852 gene encoding DELLA protein SLR1-like, producing the protein MKREHQESVAGGGGYPAAAGMMSSGKGKMVGMEDEDGGVDELLAALGYKVRSSDMADVAQKLEQLEMAMGSSATQDDAFLSHLASDTVHYNPSDLSTWLESMLSELNTPPPPLPSSPIPNHQNNQFELPPPPAAPVPAPILDPAECSTVTTVDFPTPRRQSEYDLKPILAAPDRVVYGSEPPAEVNARDRKRMRTSSSSSSSSRGGGIGACVGGMGSAMPAATEASSTAAGAATGALPVVVVDSQEAGIRLVHTLMACAEAVQQENLKAADVLVKQISMLAASQGGAMRKVAGYFAEALARRIYRVHPQQDCSLDSAFSDILEMHFYESCPYLKFAHFTANQAILEAFAGCRRVHVIDFGMKQGMQWPALMQALALRPGGPPSLRLTGIGPPQTDNTDALQQVGWKLAQLAETIHVDFQYRGYVANSLADLEPCMLEAEAGGNGNGGADEEPEVVAVNSVFELHRLLARPGALEKVLGTVRAVRPRIVTVVEQEANHNAGSFLERFTEALHYYSTMFDSLEGGGTAGAAAAEGAVGASGGQQDQVMSEVYLGRQICNVVPCEGTERTERHETLGQWRERMTRAGFEPVHLGSNAFKQASMLLALFAGGDGYRVEEKEGCLTLGWHTRPLIATSAWRVPAAGGALPSASR